The following coding sequences lie in one Peribacillus frigoritolerans genomic window:
- a CDS encoding DUF485 domain-containing protein, with translation MVRLEKNLQDSEQTNLVDYERIVASKEFQNMLSDKKKFVIPYTIFFMGYSLLLPFLVFYTDILDHPFIGDITWAWVYGVSITVMSVWVCSVYVRKSERIDEQIKEIIEKEGL, from the coding sequence ATGGTTCGGTTGGAAAAAAACCTTCAAGATTCGGAACAAACTAATCTAGTGGATTATGAAAGGATTGTTGCTTCCAAAGAGTTTCAGAATATGCTTTCCGATAAAAAGAAATTCGTCATCCCTTATACGATATTCTTTATGGGATATTCCCTGCTTTTGCCCTTCTTAGTTTTTTACACTGATATCCTGGATCACCCTTTCATTGGAGACATAACATGGGCGTGGGTGTACGGTGTTTCCATCACGGTTATGTCTGTATGGGTTTGCAGCGTATATGTAAGGAAATCCGAAAGAATCGATGAACAAATAAAAGAAATCATCGAGAAAGAAGGGCTTTGA